A single window of Rickettsiella endosymbiont of Dermanyssus gallinae DNA harbors:
- the aspS gene encoding aspartate--tRNA ligase, translating into MTQRTHYCSQVGDDLLQKTVHVGGWVHHRRDHGGIIFVDLRDRSGLLQLVFNPEQTELFKQAESLRNEYVIAVEGQVRLRPAGTENKQLKSGKVELQVAKLTILNSSLALPFAIDSYTPVSEEVALKYRYLDLRRPDMQARFILRTKVVSFIRRFLEEKSFLELETPILTKATPEGARDYLVPSRVHPGSFYALPQSPQLFKQLLMMSGFDRYYQVVRCFRDEDLRADRQPEFTQLDMELSFCDEKTIQELTENLICSLFKEILQVSLPHPFPRMSYHEAMQRYGSDKPDLRIPLELIDIADLVKGIEFKVFADPAADPQGRVVALRIPNAVDLTRKTIDEYSHYVSILGAKGLAYIKVVDRDKGLEGLQSPILKFMPEPVVTAILERVGAQTGDIIFFGAGKSKIVSDSLGALRVKCGHDFKLVKEGFAPLWVVDFPLFEFDEKEQRLQALHHPFTAPQVADVDELQAKSATCLSRAYDMVLNGCEVGGGSIRIHDSRVQAAVFDLLGITEQEQKDKFGFLLEALKYGCPPHGGIAFGLDRLVMLMTGASSIRDVILFPKTQAARCPLTEAPSAVSLAQLNELSIQVRKK; encoded by the coding sequence ATGACGCAAAGAACACATTATTGTAGCCAAGTAGGCGACGATCTCCTGCAAAAAACCGTTCACGTTGGAGGTTGGGTTCACCATAGGCGCGACCATGGTGGTATTATTTTTGTTGATTTACGTGACCGTAGCGGGCTTTTGCAACTGGTCTTTAATCCTGAGCAAACTGAACTTTTCAAACAAGCTGAAAGCTTACGTAATGAATATGTTATTGCAGTGGAAGGTCAGGTCAGATTGCGTCCTGCGGGTACGGAAAATAAGCAGCTTAAGTCCGGTAAAGTAGAACTTCAGGTGGCTAAGCTAACTATTTTAAATAGTTCATTGGCATTACCCTTTGCAATTGATAGTTATACCCCGGTGAGTGAAGAGGTTGCGCTGAAGTATCGTTATCTGGATTTACGCCGACCTGATATGCAAGCACGGTTTATTTTGCGCACCAAAGTGGTGAGCTTTATTCGTCGCTTTCTTGAAGAAAAAAGTTTTTTAGAGCTTGAAACACCTATTTTAACCAAAGCCACACCGGAAGGCGCGCGTGATTACTTAGTGCCTAGCCGTGTTCATCCGGGTTCATTTTATGCTTTACCCCAATCCCCCCAATTATTTAAACAATTGTTGATGATGTCGGGGTTTGATCGCTATTACCAAGTGGTGCGTTGTTTTCGTGATGAAGATTTGAGAGCGGATCGACAACCTGAATTTACCCAGCTCGATATGGAGCTCTCGTTTTGTGATGAGAAAACCATTCAAGAGCTGACTGAAAATCTTATTTGTTCTTTGTTTAAAGAAATTCTACAGGTTTCATTGCCACACCCTTTTCCGCGTATGAGCTATCATGAAGCGATGCAACGTTATGGTAGTGATAAACCTGATTTACGTATTCCTTTAGAGTTAATTGATATCGCTGATTTAGTCAAAGGGATTGAGTTTAAGGTTTTTGCTGATCCCGCGGCGGATCCGCAAGGGCGGGTTGTTGCGCTGCGTATTCCTAATGCCGTGGACTTAACGCGAAAAACGATTGACGAATATTCCCACTATGTGAGTATTTTGGGTGCTAAAGGCTTGGCTTATATTAAAGTGGTTGATCGTGATAAAGGTTTAGAAGGATTGCAATCACCCATACTTAAATTTATGCCTGAGCCGGTAGTGACAGCTATTTTAGAAAGGGTCGGTGCTCAAACCGGCGATATTATTTTCTTTGGTGCCGGCAAGTCCAAAATCGTGAGTGATTCATTAGGCGCGTTACGCGTTAAATGTGGACATGATTTTAAATTAGTGAAAGAGGGTTTTGCTCCGTTATGGGTCGTCGATTTTCCTTTATTTGAATTCGACGAAAAAGAACAACGTTTGCAAGCGTTACACCATCCCTTCACAGCACCTCAAGTGGCTGATGTAGATGAATTGCAAGCAAAAAGCGCTACCTGCCTTTCTCGTGCTTACGATATGGTACTGAATGGCTGTGAGGTTGGTGGTGGATCCATTCGTATCCATGATTCTCGTGTACAAGCCGCCGTTTTTGATTTATTAGGTATTACAGAACAAGAACAAAAAGATAAATTTGGATTTTTACTGGAAGCGCTAAAATACGGTTGTCCTCCCCACGGTGGTATTGCGTTTGGTTTGGATCGCTTAGTCATGCTAATGACCGGCGCATCCTCTATTCGCGATGTTATTTTATTTCCAAAAACACAGGCGGCCCGCTGTCCTTTAACAGAAGCACCTAGTGCGGTGAGTCTTGCGCAACTGAACGAATTATCCATTCAAGTCCGAAAAAAATAG
- the radC gene encoding RadC family protein, whose product MSIMDWPQTERPREKLLAQGAAALSDAELLAVLLRTGAQGKTALDISRDLISRFGTLRQVIAASLDEFSTTPGLGFAKYVQIQAAKELATRCLRENIERTDAMNSPQDVQRYLSSKLRSYPYEVFSCLFLDNRHRFITFKELFHGSINEAAVYPRELVRQVYQTNAAAVILAHNHPSGIAEPSEADKRITQEIKSILSAIDVRLLDHIIIGEGQITSFASRGLL is encoded by the coding sequence ATGTCTATCATGGATTGGCCCCAGACAGAACGTCCCCGTGAAAAACTATTAGCTCAGGGAGCCGCGGCATTATCCGATGCTGAATTATTGGCCGTATTACTTCGTACCGGCGCCCAAGGAAAGACAGCCCTCGATATTAGCCGAGACTTAATCAGTCGATTTGGCACGCTACGCCAAGTAATTGCCGCCAGCCTGGATGAGTTCTCAACAACCCCCGGTTTAGGCTTTGCCAAATATGTCCAAATACAGGCGGCAAAAGAGCTGGCGACACGCTGCCTGAGGGAAAATATAGAGCGCACCGACGCCATGAATAGCCCCCAAGATGTACAACGTTATTTAAGCTCAAAACTACGCTCCTACCCTTATGAAGTCTTTAGCTGTTTATTTCTGGATAATCGGCACCGCTTTATAACGTTTAAAGAGCTTTTTCATGGCAGTATCAACGAAGCCGCCGTCTACCCTCGTGAGCTGGTCCGACAGGTCTATCAAACCAATGCGGCCGCGGTGATTTTGGCCCATAACCATCCCTCTGGAATAGCCGAGCCTAGCGAAGCCGACAAGCGGATTACACAAGAAATAAAGTCCATTTTGTCAGCCATTGATGTACGTTTGCTGGACCATATCATCATCGGCGAGGGACAAATAACCTCCTTTGCCAGCCGAGGTTTACTGTAA
- the rpmG gene encoding 50S ribosomal protein L33, with the protein MRDKVKLKSTASAYYYTTDKNKKTKPEKLKFRKYDPITRKHELFEEAKIK; encoded by the coding sequence ATGCGTGATAAAGTCAAATTAAAATCAACGGCCAGTGCTTACTATTACACGACCGATAAAAATAAGAAGACAAAACCTGAAAAGTTAAAGTTTAGAAAGTATGATCCAATCACACGTAAACATGAACTTTTTGAAGAAGCTAAAATAAAGTAA
- a CDS encoding EVE domain-containing protein, translated as MKSEPTSFSIDDLEKRPQQIEPWDGVRNYQARNFLQAMRINDLAFFYHSSCPNPGIVGIVKIVNSAYADKTAFDPSHHHYDPKSKPDKPQWVCVDVKFIKKLAATLHLETLKKQASLASMRLLQKGNRLSVMPITAEEWKTIMQLV; from the coding sequence ATGAAATCGGAGCCCACTAGTTTTAGCATTGATGATCTTGAAAAAAGACCTCAACAAATAGAACCGTGGGATGGCGTGCGTAACTATCAAGCACGAAATTTTTTACAAGCTATGCGAATCAACGATCTAGCTTTTTTTTATCATTCCAGTTGTCCAAACCCTGGTATCGTCGGTATTGTAAAGATAGTAAACTCGGCTTATGCTGATAAAACAGCCTTCGATCCATCCCATCATCATTATGATCCCAAAAGCAAACCTGATAAACCGCAGTGGGTTTGTGTGGATGTAAAATTTATAAAAAAACTTGCGGCAACGCTTCACTTAGAAACATTAAAAAAGCAAGCGTCTCTCGCGTCTATGCGGTTACTACAAAAGGGTAATCGCCTTTCTGTTATGCCCATTACGGCAGAAGAATGGAAAACAATCATGCAGCTCGTGTAA
- a CDS encoding proline--tRNA ligase yields the protein MRCSQLYFPTLKETPADAEVISHQLMLRAGMIRKLASGIYTWLPLGLRVLRKVEAIVRQEMNRIGAQEILMPNLQPAELWEESQRWQAYGPELLRITDRHKRLFCFGPTHEEVITSLLRHEVRSYKQLPLTFYQIQTKFRDEIRPRFGVMRAREFLMKDAYSFHRDKDSLTKTYEAMYEAYTRIFTSLGLKFRAVLADTGNIGGSQSQEFQVLADTGEDKIFYSDSSDYAANAELATSFVDLEARPTPSAKMEKVETPGQKTIAAFSNYLKVEAKDCVKLLIVKGKEQPLIALVLRGDHELNPTKLAKLPEILHPLQLAEETEIQQLVGAPVGYIGPIGLSIPLIVDQSAAVMADFICGANEKDFHFKHVNWQRDCPLPKVADLREVVVGDLSPDGKGHLKMERGIEVGHIFQLGNKYSLAMNARTTLEDGTSIPLEMGCYGIGVSRIVGAAIEQHHDDRGILWPINMAPFQVAIIPIGYHRSESVKQCADLLYKQLSAQNIEALLDDRNERPGSLFADMDLIGIPHRLVIKETELQNGLIKYKNRKEETEKSIPMDEISAFLEQALRNGNAAENSNATCIK from the coding sequence ATGCGCTGTAGCCAGCTCTACTTTCCTACTCTCAAAGAAACGCCTGCTGATGCAGAAGTCATTAGCCATCAGCTAATGTTACGAGCCGGCATGATCCGAAAATTAGCCTCCGGTATTTACACCTGGCTACCCTTAGGGTTGCGTGTTCTGCGTAAAGTTGAAGCCATTGTTCGCCAGGAAATGAATCGTATCGGTGCACAAGAAATCCTCATGCCTAACCTTCAACCCGCTGAACTATGGGAAGAGTCCCAACGTTGGCAAGCGTATGGACCTGAATTGTTACGTATTACGGATCGCCATAAGCGTCTTTTTTGTTTTGGCCCCACCCACGAAGAAGTTATCACTTCCCTACTACGTCATGAAGTACGTAGCTATAAACAACTACCGCTGACTTTTTATCAAATACAAACCAAATTTCGTGATGAAATACGGCCTCGTTTTGGCGTGATGCGCGCTAGAGAATTTCTCATGAAAGATGCTTATTCTTTTCACAGAGATAAAGACTCCTTAACTAAAACCTACGAAGCCATGTACGAAGCCTACACACGAATTTTTACATCCTTAGGATTAAAATTTCGTGCCGTATTAGCCGATACTGGCAATATCGGCGGCAGCCAATCTCAGGAATTTCAGGTGTTAGCCGATACCGGTGAAGATAAAATATTTTATAGTGACAGCAGTGACTACGCGGCTAATGCCGAATTAGCAACCAGTTTTGTTGATTTGGAAGCACGTCCTACCCCTTCGGCCAAGATGGAAAAAGTGGAAACACCCGGACAAAAAACAATTGCTGCGTTCAGTAACTACCTCAAGGTTGAAGCAAAAGACTGTGTCAAATTATTGATTGTCAAAGGCAAAGAACAACCTTTAATTGCGTTGGTACTACGTGGCGATCATGAATTAAATCCCACTAAATTAGCCAAGCTACCTGAGATTTTACACCCCTTACAATTGGCAGAAGAAACCGAAATTCAGCAATTAGTAGGTGCGCCTGTGGGCTATATAGGCCCTATCGGTTTATCTATTCCGTTAATCGTGGATCAATCAGCGGCTGTCATGGCCGATTTCATTTGCGGCGCAAACGAAAAAGATTTTCATTTTAAACATGTTAATTGGCAGCGAGATTGTCCGTTGCCTAAAGTAGCCGATTTACGTGAAGTCGTCGTAGGCGATTTAAGTCCTGATGGAAAAGGACATTTAAAAATGGAGCGGGGTATCGAGGTAGGACATATTTTCCAACTCGGTAACAAATATAGTCTTGCCATGAATGCCCGCACCACCCTTGAAGATGGGACATCGATCCCTTTAGAAATGGGTTGCTATGGCATAGGTGTATCGCGAATCGTCGGTGCTGCGATTGAACAACACCATGATGATCGTGGTATTCTCTGGCCAATCAATATGGCGCCTTTCCAAGTTGCCATTATTCCCATTGGTTATCACCGCTCCGAATCTGTTAAACAATGTGCTGATTTACTCTACAAACAATTGAGCGCGCAAAACATTGAAGCCTTGCTGGATGATCGAAATGAAAGACCCGGCTCCTTATTTGCCGATATGGATTTAATAGGCATTCCGCATCGATTAGTGATTAAAGAAACCGAGTTACAAAATGGTTTAATTAAGTATAAAAACCGAAAAGAAGAAACCGAAAAATCGATTCCAATGGATGAAATTTCTGCATTCCTAGAACAAGCGTTAAGGAACGGGAACGCCGCTGAAAATTCAAACGCGACGTGTATAAAATGA
- a CDS encoding FmdB family zinc ribbon protein: MPIYEYQCTACGHHFDTIQSFKDEALTNCPVCGEETLKKLISAPAFHLKGTGWYVTDFKNQAKPNTESQENKEAVSTKKKTEKEAPKKELATESKKIEKSPIKKSDKTDE, encoded by the coding sequence ATGCCTATTTACGAGTATCAATGTACTGCTTGCGGCCACCATTTTGATACCATTCAGAGCTTTAAAGATGAGGCATTGACTAATTGCCCGGTGTGCGGAGAAGAAACGCTTAAAAAACTCATTTCTGCACCGGCCTTCCATTTAAAGGGTACGGGTTGGTATGTGACTGATTTTAAAAACCAAGCGAAGCCGAATACGGAAAGCCAGGAAAATAAAGAGGCTGTCTCAACCAAGAAAAAGACTGAAAAAGAAGCGCCTAAAAAAGAGCTGGCGACTGAATCTAAAAAAATTGAAAAATCACCTATAAAAAAATCGGATAAAACCGATGAGTAG
- the rpmB gene encoding 50S ribosomal protein L28 has protein sequence MARVCQITGKNPMVGHNVSHSNRKTKRRFLPNLQTHRLWVAAEKRFIKLRVSAHGLRIIEKKGIEKIISELRDRGEKI, from the coding sequence GTGGCCAGGGTCTGTCAAATAACGGGTAAAAACCCCATGGTGGGACATAACGTCTCTCACTCAAATCGAAAAACCAAGCGCCGTTTCTTACCCAACCTGCAAACGCATCGCCTCTGGGTTGCCGCTGAAAAACGTTTTATCAAGTTACGGGTCAGCGCCCATGGCTTGCGTATTATTGAAAAGAAAGGCATTGAGAAAATCATTTCCGAACTGCGTGATCGCGGCGAAAAAATTTAA
- a CDS encoding NCS2 family permease: MMKQKNLFEVFFKISERGSSIRQELVAGLTIFLAMLYSVIVIPGMLKQAGFSPETAFVATCLVAGFGSLLMGLWANLPMAIGCAVSLTAFTTFSIVLTQHISIPVTLGAVFLMGILFTIISITGIRAWILRNLPMGVARGTGIGIGLFLLLIAANNVGLVIKNPLQGLPITLGAFTSFPAIMSLLGLAVIFGLEKRRFPGGILLVIVAISIIGLIFDPHVKYQGLFALPHLHDAKGHSLFFNLDIMGAMHPAILPSVLALVMTAIFDATGTIRAVAGQANLLREDNQIHNEAKALTSDSISSIFASLVGASPAAVYIESAAGTAAGGKTGLTATVVGLLFLLTLFISPLSYLVPAYATAPALMYVGLLMLSNVSQLNFADFIDAVSGLLCAVFIVLTCNIVTGIMLGFSALVIGRICAGEWRKLNVGTVLIAVALVIFYAGG, translated from the coding sequence ATGATGAAGCAGAAAAACCTATTTGAAGTATTTTTCAAGATCAGTGAACGTGGCAGCAGTATCCGACAAGAGCTCGTCGCAGGACTGACCATTTTCCTGGCAATGCTTTATTCTGTGATTGTGATACCCGGCATGCTGAAACAAGCCGGGTTTTCGCCCGAAACCGCCTTTGTTGCAACCTGTTTAGTGGCAGGATTTGGCTCTCTGTTGATGGGACTGTGGGCTAATTTACCGATGGCCATTGGCTGTGCTGTTTCCCTCACCGCATTTACCACCTTCAGTATTGTTTTAACACAGCATATTAGTATTCCTGTCACATTAGGCGCTGTATTTTTGATGGGGATATTATTTACCATTATTTCTATTACCGGCATTCGCGCTTGGATTTTGCGTAATTTACCCATGGGCGTAGCGCGCGGTACAGGGATTGGTATAGGCTTATTTCTATTATTAATTGCGGCTAACAACGTCGGTTTAGTCATTAAAAACCCACTCCAAGGCTTGCCTATCACCTTAGGTGCCTTCACCTCATTCCCGGCAATCATGTCATTACTAGGACTTGCGGTCATCTTTGGACTGGAAAAAAGACGCTTCCCTGGTGGCATTTTATTGGTCATCGTTGCTATTTCGATCATTGGCTTAATTTTCGATCCGCATGTTAAATACCAGGGGCTCTTTGCACTGCCTCACCTTCATGATGCAAAAGGTCACTCGCTATTTTTCAATTTGGATATTATGGGCGCCATGCATCCCGCCATATTACCTAGTGTCTTAGCCCTCGTCATGACCGCTATATTCGATGCAACGGGAACCATTCGTGCAGTCGCTGGTCAAGCAAACTTACTGCGCGAAGATAATCAGATTCACAATGAGGCTAAAGCCTTAACTTCGGATTCCATCAGCAGTATTTTCGCCAGTCTGGTCGGTGCATCACCCGCCGCTGTTTATATTGAGTCGGCCGCTGGAACAGCCGCCGGTGGAAAAACAGGCTTGACCGCCACCGTGGTAGGACTCTTATTCCTATTAACCCTATTTATTTCACCGCTATCCTATTTAGTCCCTGCTTATGCGACGGCACCCGCATTAATGTACGTTGGATTATTAATGTTAAGTAACGTTTCCCAACTTAACTTTGCTGATTTTATAGATGCGGTATCCGGATTATTATGTGCGGTCTTTATCGTATTAACCTGTAATATCGTGACCGGCATTATGCTGGGCTTTAGCGCTTTAGTAATAGGGCGAATATGCGCAGGTGAGTGGCGCAAGTTGAATGTAGGCACCGTCCTAATTGCTGTTGCTTTAGTGATATTCTATGCCGGCGGTTGA
- a CDS encoding DUF2179 domain-containing protein, protein MAEILREHSDSLGYCSEIRFKAYYYLDYILCRCHNFNYHQPLGPMAQACNASPLLLQNNYDVADDADKAELADYLIVAMNINSIEQQILFEEERLFNHSQSFIKPLCQNDSVYTDSFTGLDKRVSEANEQIFKVSQLKIRLGFEKEKRQIVFVQLAKKMDKQSLKRFIKRVDPRANFEFVSSSTVVYLPVITSANFYQLPSASVVDSGYSSHAHSFGSTPS, encoded by the coding sequence ATGGCCGAAATTCTTCGGGAGCATAGCGACTCACTTGGTTATTGTTCGGAAATTCGGTTTAAAGCTTATTACTATCTTGACTATATTTTGTGTCGTTGTCATAACTTTAATTATCATCAACCATTAGGTCCTATGGCACAAGCATGTAACGCTTCTCCCTTGCTGTTGCAAAATAACTATGATGTAGCTGATGATGCTGATAAAGCTGAATTGGCGGATTATTTAATCGTTGCTATGAATATCAATTCTATTGAACAGCAAATCCTGTTTGAAGAAGAAAGGCTTTTTAATCACAGTCAATCGTTTATAAAACCTTTATGTCAAAATGATAGTGTTTATACCGATAGTTTTACAGGACTTGATAAGAGAGTCTCTGAAGCGAATGAACAAATATTCAAGGTATCGCAATTAAAAATACGCCTTGGGTTTGAAAAAGAAAAGAGGCAAATCGTATTCGTACAACTTGCTAAGAAAATGGATAAGCAGTCTTTAAAACGTTTTATTAAACGTGTTGATCCTCGTGCAAATTTTGAGTTTGTTTCTAGTTCCACAGTTGTTTATTTGCCGGTAATCACTTCAGCTAATTTCTATCAACTACCTAGCGCATCGGTGGTTGATAGTGGCTATTCCTCGCATGCACATAGTTTTGGGAGTACACCATCGTGA
- a CDS encoding ankyrin repeat domain-containing protein, with the protein MVDLMNFLKLSYNEYGIAYSLAKRALEAFLLDSEASFLRHQERIRVVSNKAFLVQFQTLFRELNGCTDLSSEIERMENEGSQHRFNLLYDYAVIFLGIPLTEITLDKVYLKACQDIYSFLASVAAESKEIQQPCYLPYGDAVNVSENASTEMSTQDQSVETEDAIKKIDSSIDLYDDNALEAYLKKLQNCSERDRLAIHLTAHENTSAYALILIYNAGQACWFIENCGDYTLSESFSKDKFADMTQKIKQDLGLHSSDAFLLLETDVYHRYDQASAVKLSASIPFFITEMGYRESVEALLKEALVEVNAQTADGLTMLHLAVKNGDLDMVQLLLAKGADPNIKTKNGETAFTLAVSISLSAQNKIDYEDIIKVLIDGGVDFSRKKNTLASGDFSDREALSSKVQQLVTEIEKYSQCLNKKWIRRNLAKEKSIALMKIVRACKDNGSAFSEAQYEHIRNTIQQEEAVLLQHRHWPRGILYFFKQPTLRNRVSSYQKVMCLDHAIKDLLAT; encoded by the coding sequence ATGGTTGATTTGATGAATTTTTTGAAGCTCAGTTATAATGAGTATGGAATCGCTTATAGCTTAGCTAAGCGGGCTTTAGAGGCTTTTCTTTTAGACTCTGAGGCTTCTTTTTTACGGCATCAGGAACGCATAAGGGTTGTAAGTAATAAAGCGTTTCTTGTACAGTTTCAAACATTGTTTAGAGAGCTAAATGGGTGCACGGATCTTAGCAGTGAAATAGAGCGCATGGAAAATGAAGGCTCTCAACATAGATTTAATTTATTGTACGATTACGCCGTAATTTTTTTAGGTATCCCTCTTACTGAAATTACCCTTGATAAAGTTTATTTAAAGGCTTGCCAAGATATCTATTCTTTCTTAGCGTCTGTGGCAGCGGAGAGTAAAGAGATTCAACAGCCATGCTATTTACCCTATGGCGATGCGGTTAACGTTTCAGAAAATGCTAGCACTGAAATGAGTACACAAGATCAATCGGTTGAAACAGAAGACGCCATCAAGAAAATTGATTCATCTATTGATCTTTACGATGACAATGCGCTGGAAGCCTATCTTAAAAAGTTGCAAAATTGTTCCGAAAGGGATCGCTTGGCTATCCATTTAACCGCGCATGAGAATACGAGCGCTTACGCCTTAATACTAATATACAATGCGGGGCAGGCTTGTTGGTTTATTGAAAATTGTGGTGACTATACGCTTTCTGAGTCTTTCTCTAAAGATAAGTTTGCTGATATGACGCAAAAAATAAAGCAAGACCTGGGGCTTCATTCTAGTGATGCGTTTCTTTTGCTAGAAACAGACGTTTACCACCGATATGACCAAGCGTCGGCTGTAAAACTTAGTGCCTCTATACCCTTTTTTATTACAGAAATGGGTTATAGGGAAAGTGTTGAGGCTTTATTAAAGGAAGCGCTGGTAGAGGTTAATGCGCAAACAGCGGATGGACTCACCATGCTTCATCTTGCTGTGAAAAATGGTGATTTGGATATGGTTCAGCTTTTATTAGCAAAAGGCGCTGATCCTAATATTAAAACCAAGAATGGGGAGACGGCATTTACATTGGCGGTCTCAATTTCCTTGTCAGCGCAGAATAAAATCGATTACGAAGATATTATTAAAGTCCTGATAGACGGGGGAGTCGATTTTAGTAGAAAAAAAAATACGCTAGCTTCAGGTGATTTTTCCGACAGAGAAGCGTTGTCCTCTAAAGTGCAGCAATTAGTGACAGAAATAGAAAAATATAGCCAGTGTTTAAATAAAAAATGGATTAGGCGTAATCTCGCCAAAGAAAAATCGATTGCGTTGATGAAAATTGTTCGAGCCTGTAAAGATAATGGAAGCGCTTTCTCAGAGGCGCAGTACGAGCATATTCGCAACACTATTCAGCAAGAAGAAGCTGTGTTATTGCAACACCGGCACTGGCCGCGGGGTATCCTCTACTTTTTCAAACAGCCTACTTTAAGAAATCGTGTCAGCAGTTATCAGAAAGTTATGTGCTTAGATCACGCTATTAAAGATTTATTAGCTACTTGA